One genomic window of Cydia pomonella isolate Wapato2018A chromosome 6, ilCydPomo1, whole genome shotgun sequence includes the following:
- the LOC133518567 gene encoding nose resistant to fluoxetine protein 6-like, which translates to MFIVHCLPEPAKSNKVLRAWSLYWNTGRLLTLADTSRSLHCLDGIRALSVLWIILFHTAGRVMDDCVNKSDIMYGPISRQKYLWAFTGHIAVDSFFVLSGLLLVYTTSHKTKQLSLKHLPLFYCNRYMRLFPLLATAVLLQMVLPRLVDGPVDAHLVRYVSKLYIYLRERPSLRFISLSSHYQSYRRASDNIVEWCRSYWWSALLHVQNIVNPTDMCLGHTWYLSVDMQLFMVSPLLLRWVLRRCFAWRALVTAVLVSQALKFAICLYFNYPDVWGQLGDTLPGAFYLWYYINPLARSPPFLIGMLLGYTLHVHRNEKIQLSKVTMTYVVSYSDALGMIPEVVIYNIQRHAPNAIAFKLVDKSENTTAIRPPVATFISIVNLSLNFFCIAIKCIYLLTEDLYVNRISFFQWSVFLCYSLALVLSLSVVFVEHPSMQAFWANRIALNIRHAVYRSGWALAVCWLIFACVNDYGGPINWFLSLKLWRFVARISYAMYLFSYILQTNISGVGAGAEYYFDTQSLLTRYAADLAYTTALSVGACIVVEGPLLTLYNLLLTRIRNTHEQYDINNKHEE; encoded by the exons ATGTTTATTGTCCATTGTTTGCCAGAGCCGGCCAAAAGTAACAAGGTACTCCGGGCCTGGTCGCTGTACTGGAATACCGGACGCCTGCTGACCCTCGCGGACACATCGCGATCCCTGCACTGCTTGGACGGCATTCGTGCGCTGTCCGTACTCTGGATTATATTGTTTCATACAGCTGGCAGAGTGATGGATGATTGTGTCAACAAATCGGATATAATGTATGGG ccAATAAGCAGACAAAAGTATTTGTGGGCGTTCACGGGACATATCGCCGTGGACTCGTTCTTCGTACTGAGTGGGCTACTTCTCGTCTACACGACCTCCCACAAAACTAAACAAC TGAGTTTGAAGCACCTCCCCCTGTTCTACTGTAACCGGTACATGCGACTGTTCCCGCTGCTGGCCACCGCGGTGCTCCTCCAGATGGTGCTGCCCCGACTCGTCGACGGTCCTGTTGATGCACATTTAGTACGTTATGTCAGCAAGCTGTACATTTACTTACGCGAACGTCCGTCCTTACGCTTTATATCTCTTTCGAGCCATTATCAATCTTATCGTCGCGCTTCTGACAACATA GTTGAATGGTGCCGAAGCTACTGGTGGAGTGCGTTGTTGCACGTGCAAAATATCGTCAACCCGACGGATATG TGCCTGGGACACACGTGGTACTTGTCGGTGGACATGCAGCTGTTCATGGTGTCGCCGCTACTGCTGCGCTGGGTGCTCCGCCGCTGCTTCGCCTGGCGCGCGCTAGTCACTGCTGTGCTAGTCTCGCAGGCCCTGAAATTCGCCATCTGCTTATATTTCAACTACCCAGACGTTTGGGGGCAGCTAGG CGATACACTGCCTGGCGCCTTTTACTTGTGGTATTATATCAACCCTCTTGCGCGTTCACCTCCATTCTTAATCGGAATGCTTCTCGGCTACACCTTGCATGTCCACAGAAACGAGAAGATTCAACTATCGAAGGTAACGATGACTTA TGTAGTTTCTTATTCTGACGCTTTGGGTATGATCCCGGAGGTAGTCATCTACAACATCCAGCGGCATGCCCCTAATGCCATAGCGTTCAAGCTTGTTGACAAGAGTGAGAATACC acagcgataagaccgcctgttgctacatTTATTTCCATTGTAAATCTGtcattgaattttttttgtattgcaataaagtgtatttacttACTCACTGAAGATTTGTATGTTAATAGAATTAGTTTTTTTCAGTGGAGCGTCTTTTTGTGCTACAGTCTGGCACTGGTGTTGTCGTTGTCGGTCGTCTTCGTAGAGCATCCGAGCATGCAGGCTTTCTGGGCCAACCGAATTGCTCTCAACATCAGACACGCTGTTTACCGTTCCGGTTGGGCACTGGCAGTATGCTGGCTGATTTTCGCCTGTGTTAATGATTACGGAG GTCCAATAAACTGGTTTTTATCGCTGAAGCTGTGGCGGTTCGTGGCGCGCATCTCCTACGCGATGTATTTGTTTAGCTACATTTTGCAGACGAACATCAGCGGCGTCGGCGCTGGTGCTGAGTACTACTTCGACACGCAGTCACTG TTGACACGATACGCCGCAGACCTGGCGTACACCACAGCACTCTCGGTGGGGGCGTGCATCGTCGTTGAAGGACCTCTGCTCACGCTCTATAACTTGCTTCTTACACGGATCCGAAATACACACGAACAATATGACATTAATAACAAACATGAGgaataa